Proteins from a single region of Candidatus Saccharibacteria bacterium:
- a CDS encoding nucleoside triphosphate pyrophosphohydrolase family protein, whose protein sequence is MNLNDYQTAALRTAAPKDKNNEIFHLLLGLCGEAGEIAEKAKKIVRDKDSDFSALDKGDLTKELGDVLWYVAVIADHFDIPLGEVGEANIAKLASRQQRNLIGGSGDNR, encoded by the coding sequence ATGAACTTAAACGATTACCAAACAGCGGCGCTTCGCACGGCTGCGCCAAAAGACAAAAACAACGAGATATTTCATTTGCTCCTTGGGCTTTGCGGCGAGGCGGGTGAAATCGCCGAAAAAGCCAAAAAGATCGTTCGTGACAAAGATAGCGATTTCTCGGCGTTAGACAAAGGCGATCTAACAAAAGAACTTGGGGACGTTCTTTGGTACGTTGCTGTTATTGCGGACCATTTTGATATTCCACTGGGCGAAGTCGGCGAGGCGAATATAGCAAAACTAGCAAGCCGTCAGCAGCGCAATCTTATTGGCGGTAGCGGCGATAACCGCTAG
- a CDS encoding NAD(P)/FAD-dependent oxidoreductase, protein MAKRIEFDYDLIVIGSGAGGSAAATIAAREGKRVAIIEGGVFGGESPNWGDVPTKALLHAAQLYDEAKHGARFGIRSSMMGYNYPSLHAWKDLTIKRTGAGGNKKYYENEGISAFSGIAHFLSPNEISVNRRHISAENFIIATGSHIEVPDIPGLDSVKYLTPRTILEAARLPKSLFVIGGSTVGVELAQLMAIFGTKVYIAEIASRLLPHEDEEVGTLIERILKEQKGITSLTQTRILSIVKDGVGKRITFNRGGVEKSVHVDEVLIATGRVPTVDLGLENASVAYTPKGIEVDDYLQTSARHIYAAGDVLGHSSPTHTALLESRVAANNILHPRSRISPDYTATPRLTFTYPGIASVGLSEDDCLKRDLRINKAVAPLNIITRSNTSDFRDGFVKIITDKKGVVIGATVVAPHAAEIIHELALAIKHKLTASDVAETPHAFLSWSEAIRVAAAKLS, encoded by the coding sequence ATGGCAAAAAGAATAGAATTTGATTACGATCTCATTGTCATCGGAAGCGGCGCCGGTGGAAGTGCGGCCGCAACTATTGCCGCACGCGAGGGTAAGCGCGTCGCTATTATAGAAGGTGGCGTATTTGGCGGCGAGTCGCCAAACTGGGGCGATGTTCCCACAAAAGCACTGTTGCACGCGGCTCAACTTTACGACGAAGCAAAGCATGGCGCACGCTTTGGTATCCGATCTTCTATGATGGGCTACAACTACCCCTCACTCCATGCCTGGAAAGACCTTACTATTAAACGAACTGGCGCCGGGGGCAACAAAAAATATTACGAAAACGAAGGCATTAGCGCTTTTAGTGGTATCGCTCACTTTTTAAGCCCAAACGAAATCAGCGTCAACAGGCGTCACATTTCGGCAGAAAACTTCATTATCGCTACAGGATCGCATATTGAAGTGCCCGATATTCCTGGCCTTGATAGCGTTAAATACCTTACCCCACGCACAATTCTTGAGGCTGCTCGACTTCCCAAAAGCTTGTTCGTTATCGGCGGCAGTACTGTAGGGGTTGAACTCGCCCAGCTGATGGCTATTTTTGGCACCAAGGTGTATATTGCCGAGATCGCCAGCCGCCTCTTGCCGCACGAAGACGAAGAAGTCGGGACGCTTATCGAGCGGATTCTTAAAGAACAAAAGGGTATTACTTCCCTTACGCAAACCCGAATCCTCTCTATCGTAAAAGATGGCGTCGGCAAGCGTATCACCTTTAACCGTGGTGGTGTCGAAAAATCCGTCCATGTCGACGAAGTACTTATCGCCACAGGCCGCGTTCCTACTGTTGATTTGGGCCTCGAAAACGCCAGCGTCGCCTACACGCCAAAAGGTATCGAGGTAGATGATTATTTGCAAACAAGCGCCCGCCATATCTATGCCGCCGGCGACGTACTAGGCCACAGCAGCCCAACGCATACCGCACTTCTTGAAAGCCGCGTTGCTGCAAATAACATTCTTCACCCACGTTCGCGTATCTCGCCAGATTACACCGCAACACCACGCCTCACCTTTACCTATCCTGGCATTGCTTCAGTCGGTTTATCTGAAGATGATTGCCTGAAACGCGACCTACGAATAAACAAGGCTGTTGCGCCGCTGAATATCATCACGCGCAGTAATACATCCGACTTCCGCGACGGTTTTGTAAAGATTATCACCGATAAAAAAGGTGTCGTTATTGGCGCAACTGTTGTGGCACCGCATGCGGCCGAGATTATTCACGAGCTAGCACTGGCGATAAAGCACAAACTTACCGCTAGCGATGTCGCCGAGACCCCCCATGCGTTCCTTAGCTGGAGCGAAGCAATCCGTGTTGCCGCGGCAAAGCTAAGTTAA
- a CDS encoding adenylyltransferase/cytidyltransferase family protein, protein MTRRIGIYPGTFDPVHDGHIAFCLEARKVCGLDTVYLLPEANPRGKRDVTDQQERIRLLGEVVEKHSPLQLVTVSSPQFTVAETLPELEREFAGDELTFLIGSDVARSLYLWTDLKSLLSKSSLIVGLRGLDTQQEVHRMIREAERAHGIFANYEIIVTKHPFVSSSQIRALKASSTF, encoded by the coding sequence ATGACGCGCCGCATAGGAATTTACCCGGGCACGTTTGACCCGGTCCACGATGGACATATTGCATTTTGTCTGGAAGCCCGCAAGGTATGCGGCTTAGATACCGTGTACTTATTGCCCGAAGCCAACCCGAGAGGGAAGCGGGATGTAACAGATCAGCAGGAACGAATCCGGCTGCTCGGGGAAGTGGTTGAAAAGCACTCCCCTCTTCAGCTTGTTACCGTCAGCTCGCCGCAATTTACTGTCGCCGAAACGCTGCCCGAACTGGAAAGGGAATTCGCGGGCGACGAACTGACATTTCTTATTGGATCGGACGTGGCGCGGTCGCTGTATCTGTGGACCGATCTAAAGAGCCTCTTGTCGAAGAGCTCGTTGATTGTAGGGCTTCGCGGGCTGGATACACAGCAAGAAGTTCACCGAATGATACGCGAAGCTGAACGGGCGCATGGAATATTTGCGAACTACGAAATTATTGTAACGAAACATCCGTTCGTGTCATCATCGCAGATAAGGGCGCTGAAGGCGTCGTCGACCTTTTAG
- a CDS encoding SDR family oxidoreductase, whose amino-acid sequence MNELTPVETLLSLAGKAAIVTGGAKGIGYSIAYRLAEAGAKVLVADTDEVAVNEAVKVFGEKGWVTKAIVADVSSEEAVQQMISTCQEAFGSVDILVNNAGIYPPALVSAMTLDDFERVIHVNLRSVFLTTKYAAEVMKSQGGGKIINVTSIDAVHPSMVGLAHYDASKHGEWGFTKNAALELAPYNITVNAIAPGGVATPGVAAMQQGGSEEMLKAVLATIPMKRMGEPDEIGKVALFLASSMASYMTGEQIVVDGGKLLS is encoded by the coding sequence ATGAATGAACTAACCCCTGTCGAGACACTTCTCAGCCTCGCTGGAAAGGCGGCTATTGTAACGGGTGGCGCCAAGGGAATAGGCTATAGTATCGCGTATCGTTTAGCCGAGGCAGGCGCGAAAGTGCTTGTTGCGGACACCGATGAGGTGGCAGTGAACGAGGCGGTGAAAGTATTTGGCGAAAAAGGCTGGGTGACGAAGGCGATTGTTGCGGATGTTTCTAGTGAAGAAGCAGTGCAGCAAATGATTTCGACATGCCAAGAGGCGTTTGGATCGGTGGATATTTTGGTGAACAACGCGGGAATTTACCCCCCTGCCCTTGTGTCGGCTATGACCCTCGACGATTTTGAGCGGGTGATTCATGTCAACCTACGAAGCGTGTTTTTAACGACCAAGTACGCGGCAGAAGTTATGAAATCTCAGGGCGGCGGCAAAATAATCAACGTTACTTCTATCGACGCGGTTCATCCGTCTATGGTAGGGTTGGCACACTACGATGCATCAAAACATGGCGAATGGGGCTTTACGAAAAATGCAGCGTTAGAGCTCGCGCCATATAATATTACGGTAAATGCAATTGCGCCTGGTGGCGTTGCAACGCCTGGTGTTGCGGCTATGCAACAAGGCGGATCTGAGGAGATGCTAAAGGCGGTGCTTGCGACAATTCCTATGAAGCGAATGGGCGAGCCAGATGAAATAGGGAAGGTTGCACTGTTTTTGGCGTCAAGCATGGCGAGCTATATGACTGGCGAGCAAATAGTAGTCGATGGAGGGAAGTTACTATCATGA
- a CDS encoding MMPL family transporter, with translation MHKRFQKLTSSKWLRRLLPAVLIIVWITLAGIGGPYFGKIDEVSSNDLTAFLPSNAESTKVNDELAKFRDSNTLPLLVVFDKGGEKLSEADKTALKDAAAKIQDIDGVVDDVSPPLISEDGKAAFIAVPLEVGGEFKEIFAEIKGDLDGTNLATDYKFTGPASFAEDIQGAFAGIDGTLLLVALAVVFVILLVVYRSPLLPVIVLVGAMSALATAILLVWHLAKADVLQLNGQVQGILFILVIGATTDYALLYIARYKEELTRHKTAWQATVAALRASFEPILAAGGTVAAGLLCLLLSDLESNKALGPVGGIGIGLAVITSLTFLPSLLLVFGRSVFWPRRPKYEPELRNDYEHRHSLWVKVGSLVHRHPRRIWAGTAGLLLLACVGIFQLKADGVPQNQLILGYSEAREGQKVLDAHFASGSGSPVYVLVNEGELKKTAYKLDMNKGIDSVSVTATDTPSGSAPVGVTERELKATIKKQVTAERAKQVAAVKAQITKQMAGLPQPVIDQAVKAAMTKIPSVDTIAASAYPFKNAKNKVIDGKVLLQATLVDQADSLAARETVKQLRADFKEVGSSALVGGVSAVQYDTNQASLRDRALLIPVILVVITIILMLLLRAIIAPLVLLLTTVVSFAATLGIAALLFNNVLGFPGADPSVVIFGFVFLVALGIDYNIFLMTRVREETIKWGVSKGTIKGLVVTGGVITSAGIVLAATFAALGVIPILFLAQLAFIVAFGVLLDTIVVRSLLVPALTLEIGKWMWWPSKAGKKK, from the coding sequence ATGCATAAACGTTTTCAAAAACTTACTTCTTCAAAATGGCTTCGAAGGTTGTTGCCAGCTGTCCTTATTATCGTTTGGATAACTCTTGCGGGTATTGGTGGGCCATATTTTGGCAAGATCGACGAAGTGTCGAGTAATGACCTGACTGCCTTCTTGCCAAGCAATGCCGAATCAACAAAGGTAAACGATGAGCTTGCGAAGTTCCGCGATAGTAATACGCTGCCGCTTTTGGTGGTGTTTGATAAGGGCGGCGAAAAACTAAGCGAGGCAGACAAGACGGCGCTAAAAGATGCGGCCGCAAAAATTCAGGATATTGATGGGGTAGTCGATGACGTGTCGCCGCCGCTGATATCCGAGGACGGCAAGGCGGCATTTATTGCCGTTCCGCTAGAAGTGGGCGGGGAATTTAAAGAGATTTTTGCCGAGATAAAAGGTGATTTAGACGGCACAAACCTGGCAACCGATTATAAGTTTACCGGTCCGGCATCGTTTGCCGAGGATATTCAAGGGGCATTTGCGGGAATAGACGGCACGCTACTGCTAGTGGCGCTTGCGGTGGTATTTGTGATTTTGCTTGTCGTATATCGCTCACCTCTTTTGCCGGTTATTGTTTTAGTGGGTGCCATGAGCGCGCTGGCGACGGCAATTTTGCTGGTGTGGCACTTGGCGAAGGCAGATGTTTTGCAATTAAACGGCCAAGTGCAGGGGATTTTGTTTATCTTGGTTATTGGTGCAACGACCGATTACGCGCTGCTATATATTGCAAGGTACAAAGAGGAATTAACACGACACAAAACGGCGTGGCAGGCGACAGTTGCGGCGCTTAGGGCGTCGTTTGAACCAATACTTGCGGCTGGTGGAACGGTGGCTGCTGGGCTTTTGTGTTTGCTACTTTCAGACCTCGAATCGAACAAGGCCTTAGGACCAGTTGGGGGAATAGGGATCGGACTTGCGGTTATCACTTCCCTCACCTTCCTTCCCTCTTTGCTTTTGGTATTTGGGCGTTCGGTATTTTGGCCGCGCCGACCAAAATACGAACCGGAACTGCGCAATGATTACGAACACCGCCACTCACTTTGGGTAAAAGTTGGTTCGCTCGTTCACCGCCACCCGCGCCGAATATGGGCGGGAACGGCAGGGTTACTGTTGCTTGCTTGTGTTGGAATCTTTCAATTAAAGGCCGATGGCGTGCCGCAGAACCAACTGATACTCGGATATTCAGAGGCACGTGAAGGTCAAAAGGTGCTCGATGCTCACTTTGCGAGTGGCTCGGGATCACCGGTATATGTGCTGGTAAACGAGGGCGAGCTTAAAAAGACAGCGTACAAGCTGGATATGAATAAAGGAATTGATTCTGTCAGTGTTACGGCGACAGATACGCCGTCGGGTTCTGCGCCGGTGGGCGTTACCGAACGCGAGCTAAAGGCGACAATCAAAAAGCAAGTGACAGCAGAACGCGCAAAGCAGGTGGCTGCAGTAAAGGCGCAGATCACCAAGCAAATGGCAGGGCTACCTCAACCGGTTATTGACCAGGCAGTGAAAGCTGCTATGACCAAGATACCATCTGTCGATACGATTGCGGCTAGTGCGTATCCATTTAAAAATGCAAAAAACAAGGTGATTGACGGCAAGGTGCTTTTGCAGGCAACCCTCGTTGATCAGGCAGATTCGCTTGCTGCACGCGAAACGGTAAAGCAACTGCGTGCTGATTTTAAAGAAGTGGGATCGAGCGCTTTAGTAGGTGGGGTGAGTGCCGTGCAGTACGATACGAACCAGGCGTCGCTTCGAGATAGGGCTCTTTTGATACCAGTTATATTGGTGGTTATTACGATTATTCTTATGCTGCTGCTTAGAGCGATTATTGCACCGTTAGTGTTGTTGCTAACAACGGTTGTGTCGTTTGCGGCAACGCTTGGTATTGCTGCCCTGCTGTTTAATAATGTCCTTGGTTTTCCGGGCGCCGACCCATCGGTGGTGATATTTGGGTTTGTGTTCTTGGTGGCGCTTGGTATCGACTACAATATCTTCCTTATGACGCGAGTGCGCGAAGAGACAATAAAGTGGGGCGTCAGCAAGGGAACGATAAAAGGCCTTGTGGTAACGGGCGGGGTAATAACATCGGCGGGGATCGTGCTGGCAGCAACATTTGCAGCACTTGGCGTTATCCCAATTTTGTTCCTGGCGCAACTGGCGTTTATTGTAGCGTTCGGCGTGTTACTTGATACGATTGTCGTGCGTTCGCTATTGGTGCCGGCGCTCACGCTAGAAATTGGCAAGTGGATGTGGTGGCCGTCGAAGGCGGGCAAGAAAAAGTAA
- a CDS encoding NADP-dependent oxidoreductase gives MKAAQITEYGDASVVKINDTDMPVAKPGQVVVEVHAASLNPFDTIVREGYLQQNVPLQLPATLGGDIAGVVTEAGEDVTDFTVGDKVYGQANIVAGNSGAFAEFAATSATQIAKMPENLGFTEAASLPLAGVSAIQALTEHIKLAVNQKIFINGGAGAIGSIAIQLAKNIGAYVATAATREGIELAKQLGADEVIDYKTNDFSALLKDYDAVFDTVGGDTFDKSLAILKKGGIAVSMAADADSALAAKLEVTAIHQMTHVTTGYLDTLRDLVEQGVITPRIGATFPLDQIAEAQRARESGEVLGKVAIRIK, from the coding sequence ATGAAAGCAGCACAAATTACCGAATATGGTGACGCGTCGGTTGTAAAAATCAACGATACGGATATGCCCGTAGCAAAGCCTGGTCAGGTTGTCGTAGAGGTTCACGCCGCTAGCCTTAACCCGTTTGATACGATTGTTCGCGAAGGCTACTTGCAGCAAAACGTGCCCCTTCAGCTCCCGGCAACGCTTGGCGGGGATATTGCGGGCGTTGTAACCGAGGCCGGCGAAGATGTTACTGATTTTACCGTTGGCGACAAAGTATATGGCCAGGCAAATATAGTCGCAGGTAACAGCGGTGCGTTCGCCGAATTTGCCGCTACTAGTGCCACGCAAATCGCCAAAATGCCAGAAAACCTCGGCTTTACCGAGGCAGCATCACTCCCTCTTGCGGGAGTAAGCGCGATTCAGGCGCTTACCGAGCATATTAAACTGGCTGTCAACCAAAAAATCTTTATCAACGGTGGCGCGGGCGCAATCGGCTCGATTGCGATTCAGCTTGCGAAGAATATTGGCGCATACGTTGCCACTGCTGCTACCAGAGAAGGTATCGAGCTAGCAAAACAACTTGGCGCCGATGAAGTGATCGACTACAAAACAAATGACTTCTCTGCCCTATTAAAAGACTACGACGCAGTATTCGATACGGTTGGCGGCGACACCTTCGACAAATCCCTCGCTATTCTTAAGAAAGGCGGTATCGCGGTATCTATGGCGGCCGACGCCGACAGCGCCCTCGCCGCCAAGCTAGAGGTAACGGCAATCCACCAAATGACACATGTCACTACTGGGTATCTCGATACGCTCCGCGACCTTGTAGAACAAGGTGTCATAACGCCGCGAATTGGCGCAACATTCCCCCTCGATCAAATCGCCGAGGCACAGCGCGCACGCGAAAGCGGCGAAGTTCTTGGAAAAGTCGCGATTAGGATTAAATAA